Sequence from the Cucumis sativus cultivar 9930 chromosome 1, Cucumber_9930_V3, whole genome shotgun sequence genome:
CTGGAGTATATATCAGTCATTAGTCATCTTCATTCAGCATTAAATGcaaagaatcaaaataatcataaaattcaaattaatggTTGTAGTACCTTGGCTAGAAGTAAAGCATTTTCATTTGCATACTGCAGAGAACTCTCACTAACACTTTGGACACCCTGACTCAGTTGCCATGAAATTACTCtgcattttacattttaaacatgaaaagGATATTCTTGTCATCtgataaatgaataaattattaaaggATCTACTTATATGAGTGGTGATTacccaaaaacaaaaccaattgCTGCACCGATGTTTGCCTTCTCAGCAGTCAGTTCAACTTGAAGCTCTCCAAACTGAAGTTTTGAACAATATTACTTAAATAAAGTTCATGTCAAGTCATACCTGAAACGTAATGGTTTATCTGCAAAGTATATGTTACATCAAATCTAATGTAAAGTTCAAACCTACCTTAAACATTCTGGTTTCGATCTTGGGCTCTTCAGCTACTTTAGGAGTAGACAATGCAGACAGAAGCTTTCCAGTTGTATTCATTACTTCGGCAATCTATAATCGTGAAAACTttcaagaaaagtaaaaatcttgaataataaaatattgtattgaagagaattataattgattttcgTTTTCCATTCTTGAAGAAAATCCACCAGCATGTTGATATTCCATTGACTTCAAGAAGGAATACACAGCATAAACATCATTAAGTTTCCAATTATGTAGACCATAGGAAAAATTATCAACATTAAGAATTGACTAATATAAACAAACTATAGATAGATAATGAGATTCTATGGAATCTCTAAGCAACCTAAAACCTATTCTTCAGACTTCTCACGATATGATTGATGTACATAATAAAAGCTCTGTTATGAAAAAGATAGTTTAGAGTTTACGATGTACCTTCTGTAGTTCACCCTGACCGTACTGTCCCATTGACTGGAACCTTCTTCCAGCAGATATCAAACGCTTGCCAAATCCTAAATAGATAGACCAAACAAAGGTTACAGTgattttttcacaaaatacTTGAGCATCAGTTTTCTTGAGTCCTGTTCTTGCCTGACTTGTAATTGTCTGTCAAGGATTGCACCAACGTAGGGAACTTGCTTACTAAAGCATGTGAAGTGGAGGTGTCAGCGGCTTCCCAAGCTCGGGAGAGATTTAGCAATATTTCTCCCATCTCTTGACCACACTGAAGCAGAAATTCAACATTCACAGTACATCACAAGCTTATATCAGATAATTCACATTTACTTTGACtggagaattaataaaaaagttcatcTTATTATGAAAGTTCGACAATACAAAAAGCTTGAgaatcaaaaataaaaaagaaagcatgCGCAGCAGAGTGGGTGCCAACTTATTGTGCCAACCTTCCCCTAATAATTGTTTCTAACTTGTTACTCCTTGGTAATACTTTTgttacatgtttttttttctttggttacATTTCTACTTCATTAATCTCACAAGACAACCCATCTAACCTTACAACATTTGGGTACCGAAGAACGTCGCAAGATATTAAATTGTAAGTAGGTAATCACAATAGAATGAATCTATGACCTCTTAGCCCTTTATCAAGGTCATGTCATACGGCTTCTATGCTAAATGAGTAATACCATATCTTTGCCTTTACTTATATGAGATTTCAAACATCTGGCTTCAACGCTAAATGAGTAACACAGTATCTTTGCCTTTAACAATCGAGCTATGCTTAAATTCACAATTACTTAGTTACATTTGCTACTGTTTAGAAATACTTTTGAAGTCTTAACCGAAATATACACAGGCCTTTCAGTTCTTGAAACCAGCTCCGAATAGTATTTTGgaataacttttgaaaatcgGCACTATTAAACCTACAAAagtaattacaaatataaggTAAAGAAATCACCAATAAGCACAATTTCTAATAAGATAATGAAAAGCAAAATGGATGTAAACAGCCCTAAACAAGCTAGCAGAACAGAGAAAATACCTCGTCAACAACGGGTCCATTAGAAAGATCAAAAGCAGCATCGTTGAGCTTCACATATAAAACAACATTATCAATATTCACTCTCAATCGCAAAACAcgaataaaattaataaaaaagaaccaCAGAATCACTcgagaacaaaaaaataaaaataaaaatgtaccACGTACATCAAGACGAAGATCACGGGGAAGCTTTTCAAAGTAATCTCTTGAAAGATCAAAACTGTCCTGTAcaaaaaattacaatcaaaacagaaaatgaGACATGAAGTTAAGGAATTGGATAGGGGAAATTTTGAGATGAAGGCCATACTTACGGCCAATTCTTGAAGGAGAAGCTCGGGGTTGGGTTGTAAGGACTTGGGGGAGTCAGACTCGGTTAGAGCAAAGGAAAGAGTGAGGGATTTCTTCAGTGGAAAGGGCTTTTTCGGGAAGGAGGGTCTGAAACTGATTGGATTGGAATATTGGGAAAAGAGAGGGACGGAATGGGAAGACAGAAAGGTTAGAGGTTGAAGAAGGTGAAGAGAAGCCATTGGAGTGAGAGTTGAGAATCTGGTGTTGTTTGCGTCAGCCACtaaaatttttgttggtttgaGAAAAGCTTTCCCATAATAATAAGAGATATTTTTGGTGAGAAGACTTAGATGAtgcttttttaaaacaatgagTTTTGGGAGAAATAAGTTCTTGAAAATTCCAATTTGTTGGTAACTACAAGAAAAAACTTTGTAAATTTTCTATCTCATGTAGGTTGTATCACAATGGCAACCTTTCGAATACGGAATAGACGATTGTGCTACACTTGTTTTAACTTGGTGAACAAACTAGTCAATCGTACTAAATCTAAAAGTCACAGACAAACTCGCACTATAATGTAGCCTCCCTTCagtttttagataaaattgttttataaaaatgtgagagagaaagaaatgtgTTGAAAACAACATTAAGGAAAGCATCAAGACGTGTAATTGCAAGGAAGCTTGGTTGAGGGATTGACTAGTGGGTTCTCCCTATGAtacatttttaacaattttaaatatggcagggcttgcatatgaaaagtGTGAAATGTTCACTTACAAGCAAGCAACATAGAAATTAGAGAAAACAAGTTAAACTAAGTACAAAAGCATAAACATAAGGTGGTGTGAGGATGTTTGGGCATGCAGCCACGGGCAAACAACGTCTTGGACAAGCATGCTCATGACATTCTCCCTCACTTAAATAGTTAATGTCCCTGTCGACCAGAAAAGTTGGAACTCTTCGATCTTCTACTTCTATGCTTCAAGGTCTTCGACTTGTTCCTAACTTGTTTCTTCTAGGGGAAGATTCTTCCACCTGACCAAAAATTTCTGAATTCTCCTCTTGGGTCTTCAACCTTTCCTTACTCGAACTACAAGGatctcttcaacttctttatCTTTCTTCTACATCAAGTCGATACATGGTTGAGCACTATTGTTGCGTTGCTTGTCGTCAAGGTTTTGATGGTAGAGTTTTACGTTGCTTACATGAATTACTAGATCAGTTTTCATCAATGCAGGCAATACCACCTTATATGGTGCATTTCCTATCTTCTAAAGGACTTCTACAGCCCTTCATATTTTTTGATGAGGCGCTGATCTTTGTACCTTCCAAACTAAATTTGCTCAGCCTTCACCTTAACAAGGACTTGATCTTCTACACGAAAATCTACTTCTTATTGGCTTACTTTTTCATACGCTTTGAGGCTTTCTCTAAGTAAGTTCAAGTGATGTCCATAGTCTGCTTCCAGTCTTTAGAGAAGTTGTGAGCTTATGGATTTTTTCCTGTATAAGGACGATTAACAATATGAGGCAATAAAGGTTGTCTTccacttaaaattttgaagggaCTTTTCCCCCTTGAGGAACTAGTTTGAGTATTGAAACAGAATTGGGCCATATCTAATAAATGGTCCCAATTCTTTTATCTTGCATCAATGAATTGGCAGAGTACGTAATCCTCGAGCATACAATTGAATCATTTGGCCGAGCTATCAGTCTGAGGGTCGAAGCTTGAGGATATATTCACACTCATCCTCAAGAAGGTAAATAACTTGGTCCAAAAAGTATCAATGAATCTACCATCCATGTTGTTCACAATGCTCACCAGAACTCCCCATAACTTCACGACATGCTTAAAGAACAACTGCACTGTCAACTCGACATAACATTATTTGGTAGTAGGGATGAAAGTGGCATACTTCGAGAACCGATTGATAATAACCAAGATGGGTTTAAGGTGGCACACCTTTGGGAGATATCTAATGAAATCCATAAAGACACTCTCCCACGGTCTAGTCGGAACAGATAAAGGTTCAAGAAGTCTAGCAACTTTTGCTTTCTTGACCTTATCTTGTTATCAGATGAGGCACATCTTCGTATACTTCATGATATCATCTCGCATATTAGGCCAGAAGTAGTCTTTCTTCAATAGCGCACAGATCCTTTGCCATCCAAGATGGCTGGCCCACAAGATATCATGACACTCATGCAGTAACTTTTTTCTCAGATCACCTGCTCTCGGAACATACTGTCGAGCCTTGTCAATAACAAGTCTTCTTCAATCCAAAACTATCTTGTTTACTGGCTTTGGCTAGAGCAATAACAGCTTGACAAAGGGATCCTTCTTAATGAACTATCTAATGATATCGTGCATCGATGCATCAACGTCACTTGTATGAATGAGGGTCATATGCTAGCCTTTACGACTTAGAGTATCGACAACTTGATTGTTAGTTCCTTTCTTGTGCTCAAATTTAAAGTCGAATTCAACCAAAAATTCTTGCCACCTCACATACAAGGAGGTCAACTTTGACTAGCTAAAGAAGTGGCAGATAGCGTTATTGTTAAATTTCACATCAAAGGGTAGTCTCACTAACTATTGCCTTCAGACCCTCAGATGAACAACAagcatttcttttttagacAATATGCCTTCGTCATTCAACATTATTGAGCTTTCAACTCTCGTAAGCTATCAAGTGACCTTCTTGGATAAGAACGTCTCTGAGAGCATTTCAACTTTAAAGGCTTAGACACGTCAACCAATATAAGGACAAGGCTTCTAATCATTGTTGTCTTTagttcataaaaaataatttaaaacactACTAGAAAACTGACAATACTTGACACCTGCAGTTTTGATCTTTActgtttttattaaattgtcaattagaaaaaaaacgtcaagaataaccaaaagtgaaaaatgtataattttttattttttttataaatacttaaCAGATTAAAACTgttaagattaattttaattacttgacattttttaaatgtcaagtaaaatatattttttttcattttctaaaaaaaatacttttttctcttttttttcttaaattttccatttttctccaatttctaaaataaaaccttTCCCTCGTTTTCtcccaaaattttcttttcccctccaaatttcaaaaaagttctaatttttccctaaaattttTCTCATCCTTTCTCCCATCcacatttcttcatcttcttcgcAAACTTCACCGAACAAAAGTTTCATGAtttcttcaccttcttcaCACGAATCTTCCACCATGCCCAAGATTCGACACCTTCATCACCGTCTTCATTGAAAGCTCCAGACGGTCGTCCACCACACCCAAGCTTCAATGGTCGTTCATCTGCGCACAAATCTTCCACCACGCCAAGCGTCGACGGATGTTCGTTCTCCCACCAAGCCTCGtatatttgatgttttgtagttttgttttaCTTAGAGCTGTCACTTCCTCTTGGATGGCAACCACAACTT
This genomic interval carries:
- the LOC101217511 gene encoding uncharacterized protein LOC101217511 isoform X2, translating into MASLHLLQPLTFLSSHSVPLFSQYSNPISFRPSFPKKPFPLKKSLTLSFALTESDSPKSLQPNPELLLQELADSFDLSRDYFEKLPRDLRLDLNDAAFDLSNGPVVDECGQEMGEILLNLSRAWEAADTSTSHALVSKFPTLVQSLTDNYKSGFGKRLISAGRRFQSMGQYGQGELQKIAEVMNTTGKLLSALSTPKVAEEPKIETRMFKFGELQVELTAEKANIGAAIGFVFGVISWQLSQGVQSVSESSLQYANENALLLAKSLRGALLAVSYSSAVLSAFTTVGLILLARQLKSKEDACLVKTSIRREKYNQYDPRATWRIGSM
- the LOC101217511 gene encoding uncharacterized protein LOC101217511 isoform X4, giving the protein MASLHLLQPLTFLSSHSVPLFSQYSNPISFRPSFPKKPFPLKKSLTLSFALTESDSPKSLQPNPELLLQELADSFDLSRDYFEKLPRDLRLDLNDAAFDLSNGPVVDECGQEMGEILLNLSRAWEAADTSTSHALVSKFPTLVQSLTDNYKSGFGKRLISAGRRFQSMGQYGQGELQKIAEVMNTTGKLLSALSTPKVAEEPKIETRMFKFGELQVELTAEKANIGAAIGFVFGVISWQLSQGVQSVSESSLQYANENALLLAKSLRGALLAVSYSSAVLSAFTTVGLILLARQLKSKEDCKRGGS
- the LOC101217511 gene encoding uncharacterized protein LOC101217511 isoform X1 translates to MASLHLLQPLTFLSSHSVPLFSQYSNPISFRPSFPKKPFPLKKSLTLSFALTESDSPKSLQPNPELLLQELADSFDLSRDYFEKLPRDLRLDLNDAAFDLSNGPVVDECGQEMGEILLNLSRAWEAADTSTSHALVSKFPTLVQSLTDNYKSGFGKRLISAGRRFQSMGQYGQGELQKIAEVMNTTGKLLSALSTPKVAEEPKIETRMFKFGELQVELTAEKANIGAAIGFVFGVISWQLSQGVQSVSESSLQYANENALLLAKSLRGALLAVSYSSAVLSAFTTVGLILLARQLKSKEDACLVKTSIRREKYNQYDPRAAKEEEVEEYDEMDGYPSNEDDDYGMNLCVRRSSPNLFFSALIPMQIYVLRNPFLTIFHISSDTQKRQEIPFSYSEMIRREPLLVIL
- the LOC101217511 gene encoding uncharacterized protein LOC101217511 isoform X3, yielding MASLHLLQPLTFLSSHSVPLFSQYSNPISFRPSFPKKPFPLKKSLTLSFALTESDSPKSLQPNPELLLQELADSFDLSRDYFEKLPRDLRLDLNDAAFDLSNGPVVDECGQEMGEILLNLSRAWEAADTSTSHALVSKFPTLVQSLTDNYKSGFGKRLISAGRRFQSMGQYGQGELQKIAEVMNTTGKLLSALSTPKVAEEPKIETRMFKFGELQVELTAEKANIGAAIGFVFGVISWQLSQGVQSVSESSLQYANENALLLAKSLRGALLAVSYSSAVLSAFTTVGLILLARQLKSKEDACLVKTSIRREKYNQYDPRA